The Vibrio aphrogenes genomic interval GGATAAATGATGCTAGAGAGCATTAACGATAGTTTTAAAGAAAGCATTCAAATTCAAATTGCGGCAGCCGAGTCACTGCCAGACGCCATTACCCATGCCGCACAAGCGATGGTCAGTAGCTTACTCAATGGCAATAAAATTTTATGTTGTGGTAATGGCGGATCGGCGGCTAATGCCCAGCAGTTTGTCTCTTGTTTACTTAACCGTTTTGAGACCGAAAGACCAAGCTTACCTGCGATGGCGCTCACTGCGGACACCTCAACACTGACCGCTATCGCCAATGATTACCACTACCAGGAAGTGTTTTCTAAACAAGTTAGAGCTTTTGGTCAGGCCGGTGATATTTTGATCGCTATCTCGACAAGCGGTAA includes:
- a CDS encoding phosphoheptose isomerase translates to MLESINDSFKESIQIQIAAAESLPDAITHAAQAMVSSLLNGNKILCCGNGGSAANAQQFVSCLLNRFETERPSLPAMALTADTSTLTAIANDYHYQEVFSKQVRAFGQAGDILIAISTSGNSQNIIKAVEAAVTRDMTIIAFTGKDGGELAGLLGESDVEIRIPSHRTARIHEVHMLTLHCLCDLIDQVIFPTHTG